The following are encoded together in the Nocardioides okcheonensis genome:
- a CDS encoding TIGR03936 family radical SAM-associated protein: MPQQQPEQQAPPVQRLRVRYAKRGRLRFTSHRDFSRAFERAVFRARVPMAYSSGFNPHPRISYAGAAPTGSASEAEYLELALAEVVDPAAIHAVLDEALPPGLDVLEVVESPGGSLADLLEASRWRIDVAATPDVASAAAERFLAADEALVERMTKKGMREFDARGAVVALAVLPEAPASGRTSLDVVLRHGTPAVRPDDVLRGLATVAGLDAGEAPLMTRLAQGPLLDSGEVGDPLAARA; this comes from the coding sequence GTGCCCCAGCAGCAGCCCGAGCAGCAGGCCCCGCCCGTCCAGCGCCTCCGCGTGCGCTACGCCAAGCGGGGTCGGCTTCGTTTCACCAGCCACCGCGACTTCAGCCGCGCGTTCGAGCGCGCGGTGTTCCGCGCCCGGGTGCCGATGGCGTACTCGTCGGGCTTCAACCCGCACCCGCGGATCTCCTACGCCGGCGCGGCGCCGACGGGGTCCGCGAGCGAGGCGGAGTACCTCGAGCTCGCGCTCGCCGAGGTGGTCGACCCGGCCGCGATCCACGCGGTGCTCGACGAGGCGCTCCCGCCCGGCCTCGACGTGCTCGAGGTCGTGGAGTCGCCCGGCGGGTCGCTCGCCGACCTGCTCGAGGCCAGCCGCTGGCGCATCGACGTGGCGGCCACCCCGGACGTCGCGTCCGCGGCGGCGGAGCGGTTCCTCGCCGCGGACGAGGCGCTCGTGGAGCGGATGACGAAGAAGGGGATGCGCGAGTTCGACGCGCGCGGTGCGGTGGTCGCGCTGGCGGTCCTGCCCGAGGCCCCCGCGAGCGGGCGTACGTCCCTCGACGTCGTGCTGCGCCACGGCACCCCGGCCGTCCGGCCCGACGACGTGCTGCGCGGCCTGGCGACGGTCGCGGGGCTCGACGCGGGGGAGGCACCGCTGATGACCCGCCTGGCCCAGGGGCCGCTGCTGGACTCCGGCGAGGTCGGCGACCCGCTGGCGGCTCGCGCATAG
- a CDS encoding DegT/DnrJ/EryC1/StrS family aminotransferase, translating to MNATRQVALGQPTVGEEEIEALREVFASGWLSGAGPTCVAFEGELAASAGTAHALATSNCGSSLHLALQVLGAGPGDEVIVADYTFPATGHSVVWTGATPRFADVRPDTGTIDVDAAAALVNERTVGIIAVDMVGQPADYDELNALARRHGLWVVEDAACSAGATYKGRPAGSLADLAAFSFHGRKGITAGEGGALVGDDTAKMDLARKLHTYGIAPAVSREGSAALAVPSFDTAGYNYRMSDVQAAMMRVQLKRLPDLVAARVAAAAGYAERLGDVEGIDLPVVGADRTHPYQSYLVTTHDSVDRDAVVVALRERGVGSNFGTYASHVQPVYGTSDVCPVSARLFTSQFALPMHANLVEDDLDYVAEQLRAVLADPAVRR from the coding sequence ATGAACGCCACCCGTCAGGTCGCACTCGGACAGCCCACGGTGGGCGAGGAGGAGATCGAGGCGCTCCGCGAGGTGTTCGCGAGCGGCTGGCTCTCCGGCGCCGGTCCGACCTGCGTGGCCTTCGAGGGCGAGCTCGCGGCGAGCGCCGGCACGGCGCACGCGCTGGCCACCTCCAACTGCGGGTCCTCCCTCCACCTCGCGCTGCAGGTGCTCGGCGCGGGCCCCGGCGACGAGGTGATCGTCGCCGACTACACCTTCCCCGCGACCGGCCACTCGGTCGTGTGGACCGGCGCGACGCCGCGCTTCGCCGACGTGCGCCCCGACACCGGCACCATCGACGTCGACGCCGCCGCCGCGCTGGTCAACGAGCGCACCGTCGGCATCATCGCGGTCGACATGGTCGGCCAGCCGGCCGACTACGACGAGCTCAACGCCCTCGCCCGCCGCCACGGCCTGTGGGTCGTCGAGGACGCCGCGTGCTCCGCGGGCGCGACCTACAAGGGCCGGCCCGCGGGCAGCCTGGCCGACCTGGCCGCCTTCAGCTTCCACGGCCGCAAGGGCATCACCGCCGGCGAGGGCGGCGCGCTGGTCGGCGACGACACCGCGAAGATGGACCTCGCCCGCAAGCTGCACACCTACGGCATCGCGCCGGCCGTGAGCCGCGAGGGCTCGGCCGCGCTGGCGGTCCCGTCCTTCGACACCGCGGGCTACAACTACCGGATGTCGGACGTGCAGGCCGCGATGATGCGCGTGCAGCTCAAGCGGCTCCCGGACCTGGTCGCGGCGCGGGTCGCCGCGGCCGCCGGCTACGCCGAGCGGCTCGGCGACGTCGAGGGCATCGACCTCCCGGTCGTCGGCGCCGACCGCACCCACCCGTACCAGTCCTACCTGGTCACCACCCACGACTCGGTCGACCGCGACGCCGTCGTGGTCGCGCTGCGCGAGCGCGGCGTCGGCAGCAACTTCGGCACGTACGCCTCGCACGTCCAGCCGGTCTACGGCACGTCGGACGTGTGCCCGGTGTCGGCGCGGCTGTTCACCTCGCAGTTCGCGCTGCCGATGCACGCCAACCTGGTCGAGGACGACCTCGACTACGTCGCCGAGCAGCTGCGCGCCGTCCTCGCCGACCCGGCCGTGCGCCGCTGA
- a CDS encoding acyl-ACP--UDP-N-acetylglucosamine O-acyltransferase family protein: MSNRIHPTAVIGPEVTLGEDNVVGPFCVLQGRVTLGDGNYLASHVVVGGAAEVRGHDMTASWEEPFDGNPVVIGSRNVLKEMVTVSGGWAHETSLGDDGFLMSKAHVNHDCRLGDEVTLSAMVVAAGHVTIGDGANLGLGTVVHQRLTVPEGSMIGMQSAVTRELPPFVVSMGVPARPARLNTYRLDRLGVPAEQHAPLAAVVLEGSRDTSGLQEPLRAPVEAWLERTSG, from the coding sequence GTGAGCAACCGGATCCACCCCACCGCGGTCATCGGCCCCGAGGTCACCCTCGGTGAGGACAACGTCGTCGGACCCTTCTGCGTGCTGCAGGGCCGGGTCACCCTCGGTGACGGCAACTACCTCGCCTCCCACGTCGTCGTCGGCGGCGCAGCGGAGGTCCGCGGCCACGACATGACCGCCTCGTGGGAGGAGCCGTTCGACGGCAACCCGGTCGTCATCGGCTCGCGCAACGTGCTCAAGGAGATGGTGACCGTCAGCGGCGGGTGGGCGCACGAGACGTCCCTCGGCGACGACGGGTTCCTCATGTCGAAGGCCCACGTCAACCACGACTGCCGGCTCGGCGACGAGGTCACGCTCTCCGCGATGGTGGTCGCCGCCGGCCACGTCACGATCGGCGACGGCGCCAACCTGGGCCTCGGCACCGTCGTCCACCAGCGGCTGACCGTCCCCGAGGGCTCGATGATCGGCATGCAGTCGGCCGTCACCCGCGAGCTGCCGCCCTTCGTGGTGAGCATGGGCGTGCCGGCCCGTCCCGCCCGCCTGAACACCTACCGCCTCGACCGCCTCGGCGTTCCGGCCGAGCAGCACGCGCCGCTCGCGGCCGTCGTGCTCGAGGGCTCGCGCGACACCTCGGGGCTCCAGGAGCCCCTGCGCGCGCCCGTCGAGGCGTGGCTCGAGCGCACCTCCGGCTGA
- a CDS encoding DegT/DnrJ/EryC1/StrS family aminotransferase, whose product MSADSLPFIPPAKPIVGDDERAAVDRVMRSGMIAQGPEVAAFEQEFGAAVTGGRTAVAVNSGTSALHLGLLAAGIGPGDEVIVPSFTFAATANSVALTGATPVFADVEPDFFCLDADSVRAAVTENTAAIMPVHLYGHPADVDALKAVADEHDLRLFEDAAQAHLATWKGAQVGTFGDFAMFSLYPTKNMTSGEGGMVSCATEEIARMVRLLRNQGMERQYANEVVGFNARMTDIHAAIGRVQLTKVEGWTKVRQDNAAYLDRHLEGVVVPPVAADATHVYHQYTIKVDGDERDRIVAAMREEHQVGSGVYYPIPNHQLASLTRYAEGLELPVTQQVAREVISLPVHPSLTEADLERIVTAVNTTVRAGA is encoded by the coding sequence ATGTCCGCCGACTCCCTCCCGTTCATCCCGCCCGCCAAGCCGATCGTCGGCGACGACGAGCGCGCCGCCGTGGACCGCGTGATGCGCTCCGGCATGATCGCGCAGGGCCCCGAGGTCGCCGCGTTCGAGCAGGAGTTCGGCGCCGCGGTCACCGGCGGTCGTACGGCGGTGGCGGTCAACTCCGGCACCTCCGCGCTCCACCTCGGGCTGCTGGCCGCGGGCATCGGCCCGGGCGACGAGGTCATCGTGCCGTCGTTCACCTTCGCGGCCACCGCGAACTCGGTCGCGCTCACCGGCGCCACCCCGGTCTTCGCGGACGTCGAGCCCGACTTCTTCTGCCTCGACGCCGACAGCGTCCGCGCCGCCGTCACCGAGAACACCGCTGCGATCATGCCGGTGCACCTCTACGGCCACCCGGCCGACGTCGACGCGCTGAAGGCGGTCGCCGACGAGCACGACCTGCGCCTCTTCGAGGACGCCGCGCAGGCGCACCTCGCGACGTGGAAGGGCGCCCAGGTCGGCACCTTCGGCGACTTCGCGATGTTCAGCCTCTACCCCACCAAGAACATGACCTCGGGCGAGGGCGGCATGGTCTCCTGCGCCACCGAGGAGATCGCCCGCATGGTGCGGCTGCTGCGCAACCAGGGCATGGAGCGCCAGTACGCCAACGAGGTCGTCGGGTTCAACGCCCGGATGACCGACATCCACGCCGCCATCGGCCGGGTCCAGCTCACCAAGGTCGAGGGCTGGACCAAGGTCCGCCAGGACAACGCGGCCTACCTCGACCGCCACCTCGAGGGCGTCGTGGTGCCGCCGGTCGCCGCCGACGCGACCCACGTCTACCACCAGTACACGATCAAGGTCGACGGTGACGAGCGCGACCGGATCGTCGCCGCGATGCGCGAGGAGCACCAGGTCGGCTCGGGCGTCTACTACCCGATCCCGAACCACCAGCTCGCGTCGCTGACCCGCTACGCCGAGGGCCTCGAGCTGCCGGTGACCCAGCAGGTCGCGCGCGAGGTCATCTCGCTCCCCGTCCACCCCTCGCTCACCGAGGCCGACCTCGAGCGGATCGTGACCGCGGTCAACACCACGGTCCGCGCCGGCGCCTGA
- a CDS encoding DUF7657 domain-containing protein has protein sequence MLLPLLAYVVITLGGLTTSSLGLLSVAGDGSGADQWGDSLPIRSDEWLTQAPIDLSVLANGSSSAPALSQDPDLIYQISSGQVVESVLFHEGNLLRLGEWLPDTMLFAAFRAWPWLLLVLALPPLLRRLGASRPMSWLGLVLVFLAPASLWWSFMPVRIMAFAAAGSYVLWLARDRMVAGRRVTAVLQAAVAGILLARLVTYYVPWSLTLGVPLVVATGVYLVADRLTRRQALVTVGAGALVSLAVLAGTLLENAASLSAELNTVYPGLRRVTGATQTPAQLLGGPGLFEMETAGSPTILNQSEISSAFLVCGLWAVVVWRRAWSRATTAQRGAIVTLAAATGLWSSWAMFPWGALGEHLPLLSSVLPVRAAQTVGYPAALLLVLLASRLEGPTARLAAGSAAVTAAATAFGVGDLQRVLPTVPTWQVWVSVLAVAAVTYAVTRWPARAWPVVGTLVVCLLAGADTNPVVHGVGQLRTSPAADAARALVARAEDEGVLVAASSPAGNAILVANGAPMLSGYQVTGPVESAWREVDPDGQYEEIWNRGASYLLVAGDGPREEPTIEATAPDVIVVHAHPCWLAASDLDVGYLVSTTELTGPCVREVRSFAWSGGPQYVYALRDRG, from the coding sequence GTGCTGCTGCCGCTGCTCGCGTACGTCGTGATCACCCTCGGCGGGCTCACCACCTCCTCGCTCGGCCTGCTGTCCGTCGCCGGCGACGGCAGCGGCGCCGACCAGTGGGGCGACTCGCTGCCGATCCGCAGCGACGAGTGGCTGACCCAGGCGCCCATCGACCTCTCGGTGCTCGCCAACGGCTCGTCGAGCGCGCCCGCGCTCTCCCAGGACCCGGACCTGATCTACCAGATCTCCTCCGGCCAGGTCGTCGAGTCGGTGCTGTTCCACGAGGGCAACCTGCTGCGGCTGGGGGAGTGGCTGCCCGACACGATGCTCTTCGCGGCGTTCCGGGCCTGGCCGTGGCTGCTCCTCGTGCTCGCCCTGCCGCCCCTCCTGCGCCGCCTGGGTGCGTCCCGGCCGATGTCGTGGCTCGGCCTGGTGCTGGTCTTCCTCGCCCCGGCGTCGCTGTGGTGGTCGTTCATGCCGGTGCGGATCATGGCCTTCGCGGCCGCCGGCAGCTATGTCCTGTGGCTCGCGCGCGACCGGATGGTCGCCGGCAGACGGGTCACCGCGGTGCTCCAGGCCGCCGTCGCCGGGATCCTGCTGGCCCGCCTGGTGACCTACTACGTGCCGTGGTCGCTGACCCTCGGCGTGCCGCTCGTCGTGGCGACCGGCGTGTACCTCGTCGCCGACCGGCTGACCCGACGTCAGGCGCTGGTGACGGTCGGCGCCGGAGCCCTGGTCTCCCTCGCCGTCCTGGCGGGCACGCTGCTGGAGAACGCCGCCTCGCTGTCGGCCGAGCTCAACACCGTCTACCCCGGCCTGCGCCGGGTCACCGGCGCCACCCAGACCCCCGCCCAGCTGCTCGGCGGGCCGGGGCTGTTCGAGATGGAGACGGCCGGCAGCCCGACCATCCTCAACCAGAGCGAGATCTCCTCGGCGTTCCTGGTCTGCGGGCTGTGGGCCGTCGTGGTCTGGCGACGGGCGTGGTCGCGCGCGACCACCGCCCAGCGCGGCGCGATCGTCACCCTCGCGGCCGCCACCGGGCTGTGGAGCTCGTGGGCGATGTTCCCGTGGGGTGCCCTCGGCGAGCACCTGCCGTTGCTGAGCTCGGTGCTCCCGGTGCGGGCCGCCCAGACCGTCGGCTACCCCGCGGCCCTGCTGCTCGTCCTGCTCGCCTCCCGCCTCGAGGGCCCGACGGCGCGGCTGGCCGCGGGCTCGGCCGCCGTCACCGCGGCCGCGACGGCGTTCGGCGTGGGCGACCTGCAGCGGGTGCTGCCGACCGTGCCGACGTGGCAGGTCTGGGTGTCGGTCCTCGCCGTGGCCGCGGTGACCTACGCCGTGACCCGGTGGCCGGCCCGGGCGTGGCCGGTCGTCGGCACCCTGGTGGTGTGCCTGCTCGCCGGCGCCGACACCAACCCGGTCGTCCACGGTGTCGGCCAGCTGCGGACCAGCCCCGCCGCCGACGCCGCCCGTGCGCTGGTGGCGCGTGCCGAGGACGAGGGCGTGCTGGTCGCCGCGAGCTCGCCGGCCGGCAACGCGATCCTCGTCGCCAACGGCGCGCCGATGCTCAGCGGCTACCAGGTCACCGGCCCGGTCGAGTCCGCGTGGCGCGAGGTCGACCCCGACGGGCAGTACGAGGAGATCTGGAACCGCGGGGCGAGCTACCTCCTCGTCGCGGGCGACGGTCCCCGCGAGGAGCCGACCATCGAGGCGACGGCACCCGACGTCATCGTGGTCCACGCCCACCCCTGCTGGCTCGCGGCCAGCGACCTCGACGTCGGCTACCTGGTGTCGACCACCGAGCTCACCGGCCCGTGCGTCCGGGAGGTCCGCTCGTTCGCGTGGAGCGGCGGCCCGCAGTACGTCTACGCCCTCCGCGACCGCGGCTGA
- a CDS encoding glycosyltransferase family 4 protein: MRIVVVNNFYPPRVGGSAHLSDALARGYAARGHEVLVVTAAYQDAPAEEWRDGVRVVRFPAFVLPESRLAVSFDISFATRPSLRRRLSRLLDEFRPDVIHQHGQFMDLTWATGAWARRHDVPVLLSIHTRLENPAAAYRHAFRFLDATLVAPRLRRYRPSLVVMDSYMDDYIKERYAGRYRDLVAIPVGVDPAWVRAGDAARGRELAGVGPDAPIILSIGHVIPVRDRLGVVEALPAVLERHPDAKLVVVGRVYYDLFQQRAEELGVAHAVTALGAMPKADIPHLLAAATVETHEQGLGLGTATLESMAAGTPVVAWGRIDNFPGVPMVDGDDIFMCRPGDVAGLAERITLALDDPEATRVVGEKAAAIVDEHFALERVLDRHLEVLEELCATPAPQAARR, translated from the coding sequence GTGCGCATCGTCGTGGTCAACAACTTCTACCCGCCGCGCGTGGGGGGCAGCGCCCACCTCAGCGACGCCCTCGCCCGGGGCTACGCGGCGCGCGGGCACGAGGTGCTCGTCGTCACCGCGGCCTACCAGGACGCACCGGCCGAGGAGTGGCGCGACGGCGTCCGCGTCGTCCGCTTCCCCGCGTTCGTGCTCCCCGAGAGCCGGCTCGCGGTGTCGTTCGACATCTCCTTCGCCACCCGCCCGAGCCTGCGCCGCCGCCTGTCCCGCCTGCTCGACGAGTTCCGCCCCGACGTGATCCACCAGCACGGGCAGTTCATGGACCTCACCTGGGCCACCGGCGCCTGGGCCCGGCGCCACGACGTCCCGGTGCTGCTCAGCATCCACACCCGCCTCGAGAACCCCGCGGCCGCCTACCGGCACGCGTTCCGGTTCCTCGACGCCACCCTCGTCGCGCCGCGCCTGCGCCGCTACCGCCCCTCGCTGGTCGTCATGGACTCCTACATGGACGACTACATCAAGGAGCGCTACGCCGGCCGCTACCGCGACCTGGTGGCGATCCCCGTCGGCGTCGACCCCGCGTGGGTGCGCGCCGGCGACGCCGCACGGGGCCGCGAGCTCGCGGGCGTCGGGCCGGACGCGCCGATCATCCTCTCCATCGGGCACGTGATCCCGGTCCGGGACCGGCTCGGCGTCGTCGAGGCGCTGCCCGCCGTCCTGGAGCGCCACCCCGATGCCAAGCTGGTCGTCGTCGGCCGGGTCTACTACGACCTGTTCCAGCAGCGCGCGGAGGAGCTCGGCGTCGCGCACGCCGTGACCGCCCTCGGCGCGATGCCCAAGGCCGACATCCCGCACCTGCTCGCCGCGGCGACCGTCGAGACCCACGAGCAGGGCCTCGGCCTCGGCACCGCCACCCTGGAGTCGATGGCCGCCGGCACCCCCGTGGTCGCCTGGGGCCGCATCGACAACTTCCCCGGCGTCCCGATGGTCGACGGCGACGACATCTTCATGTGCCGCCCCGGCGACGTCGCCGGCCTCGCCGAGCGGATCACGCTGGCGCTCGACGACCCCGAGGCGACCCGCGTGGTCGGCGAGAAGGCGGCGGCGATCGTCGACGAGCACTTCGCGCTCGAGCGGGTGCTCGACCGCCACCTCGAGGTGCTGGAGGAGCTGTGCGCGACGCCGGCCCCCCAGGCCGCCCGCCGCTGA
- a CDS encoding NAD-dependent epimerase/dehydratase family protein, with translation MSSKETVFFTGGAGFIGMHVVPMLLEKDYKVRIFDNMFRGDRDAVAKLGDDVELIDQDVRYGGAVHAAMKGCSKVIHAAAVSINKSQADPYESMDINMIGNHNVFAAAADHGVDRLVYCSSASVYGDPERLPMHEDDKLLPITPYCIAKRAGEDLLAYYQRRANLSWVALRFFNVYGPGQKTTAYYTSVINHFVNRIKNGEPPVIDGKGEQSMDFIHVHDIARSVVLALESEQANVPVNIGTGIDTSIADLARILIDAVGADVEPQFNPRDVLVSRRAADTTRAKEVLGFEPTIDVRSGMTELIRGQ, from the coding sequence ATGAGCTCGAAGGAAACCGTCTTCTTCACCGGCGGTGCCGGCTTCATCGGCATGCACGTCGTCCCCATGCTGCTCGAGAAGGACTACAAGGTCCGCATCTTCGACAACATGTTCCGCGGCGACCGCGACGCCGTCGCCAAGCTCGGTGACGACGTCGAGCTCATCGACCAGGACGTGCGCTACGGCGGTGCCGTGCACGCCGCGATGAAGGGCTGCTCCAAGGTCATCCACGCGGCAGCGGTGTCGATCAACAAGAGCCAGGCCGACCCGTACGAGTCCATGGACATCAACATGATCGGCAACCACAACGTGTTCGCGGCCGCGGCCGACCACGGCGTGGACCGCCTCGTCTACTGCTCCTCCGCGTCGGTCTACGGCGACCCGGAGCGGCTGCCGATGCACGAGGACGACAAGCTCCTCCCGATCACGCCCTACTGCATCGCCAAGCGTGCCGGCGAGGACCTGCTGGCCTACTACCAGCGTCGGGCGAACCTCTCGTGGGTCGCGCTGCGGTTCTTCAACGTCTACGGCCCCGGCCAGAAGACCACCGCGTACTACACCTCGGTGATCAACCACTTCGTCAACCGGATCAAGAACGGCGAGCCGCCGGTCATCGACGGCAAGGGCGAGCAGTCGATGGACTTCATCCACGTCCACGACATCGCGCGCTCGGTCGTGCTGGCGCTGGAGTCGGAGCAGGCCAACGTGCCGGTCAACATCGGCACCGGCATCGACACCTCGATCGCCGACCTCGCGCGGATCCTCATCGACGCGGTCGGCGCCGACGTGGAGCCCCAGTTCAACCCCCGCGACGTGCTGGTGAGCCGCCGCGCGGCCGACACCACCCGCGCCAAGGAGGTCCTCGGCTTCGAGCCGACGATCGACGTGCGCTCGGGCATGACCGAGCTCATCCGGGGCCAGTGA
- a CDS encoding acyltransferase yields MSAGLPPNPWNEHAWVVGEPSVGEGTWIGAFTVIDASGGLTIGRGCDISSGVHIYTHSSAKRCVSGRRFAEVERQPVTIGDRVFIGAGAVVNMGVTIGDEAVVGAGAVVTADVPARAIVGGVPARQIGRVDLDDPTDPRFVTGS; encoded by the coding sequence GTGAGCGCCGGACTGCCGCCCAACCCCTGGAACGAGCACGCCTGGGTGGTGGGCGAGCCGAGCGTCGGAGAGGGCACCTGGATCGGTGCCTTCACGGTGATCGACGCGTCCGGCGGCCTCACGATCGGCCGGGGGTGCGACATCTCCTCCGGCGTGCACATCTACACCCACTCCTCGGCGAAGCGGTGCGTCTCGGGACGCCGCTTCGCCGAGGTGGAGCGGCAGCCGGTGACGATCGGCGACCGGGTCTTCATCGGCGCCGGTGCCGTGGTCAACATGGGCGTCACGATCGGCGACGAGGCCGTCGTGGGCGCCGGCGCGGTCGTCACGGCCGACGTGCCCGCCCGGGCGATCGTCGGCGGCGTACCGGCGCGTCAGATCGGTCGGGTCGACCTCGACGACCCGACCGACCCGAGGTTCGTCACCGGGTCCTGA